From a single Salvelinus sp. IW2-2015 linkage group LG22, ASM291031v2, whole genome shotgun sequence genomic region:
- the LOC111949576 gene encoding LOW QUALITY PROTEIN: FRAS1-related extracellular matrix protein 2-like (The sequence of the model RefSeq protein was modified relative to this genomic sequence to represent the inferred CDS: substituted 2 bases at 2 genomic stop codons) codes for MAWIISPLLQRQGTGTGAIFLLSALIAVIVTGDSAAQVFDSYGLSYALRSELSEDAILVANNGIRVPFGRAVFIDPINDLVIQVQPGDRCSITVLDNDPLSQXPGQLSPKKFPCEFGPNDVKYSHFGSRSPPRDRVRLQLRYDTHTDTIIIPFMMEVEVIFTQLEVLTRNMPLTVDKLLGTSNSIDSKILEFTYDRSEHQCKITSLSSGSALPRYGKLVDERKLGKMVDCDEFIKMNIRYQHTFXHKSPNRDYFPMIVELQDKEGNLLKQEFFQMMVRIKDGEENTXPKPSFVAMMMMEVDQFVMTAITPDMLAAEDIESNPDNLIFNITSPLSFEEGYIVSTDDRNLPITSFYQGDLKELKIAYKPPSVDSETERIFQIEFEVVDTEGAVSDPFAFMIVVKPMNTLAPVVTRNTGQLLYEGQSRPLSSSHNLEVSDEDNLDDVXIXVVEGXRHGQLTVLGSRRKFFTPADLDGGVVIXQHDGSDTYRDNIIFRMTDGKHEVEFLFPLTIVPTDDEPPIINANTGLILFKNQMMLISPLTLSAADIDSEDSTIRFAIEAPFSPIGEVLLRQSEAPEDPSTWRFNAEDELYEKEVTEWLQQDITDGKLFYRHTGPHSTDTVMDQFVFRVQDDNDPPNQSKQSSFIIKVLPVDDIPPELYPGTTXQMTVHEYQLTYFRKKFLRYTDLDSEDRDLKYTVTQPPTDTDENSPVVLGSIVLTESPDTVVTEFTQAQVNHHKISYKPPDLELGITAHVLQLQYTVEDTSGNTVTGTFSIFLQPVDNKPPQITNTGFXIFERGTHKITRAELDTVDLDTDSSQISFTLTQPPQHGTVQYTFTDLTKGDAFNLLDIANDRISYIHNGDESTSDFFQLDVSDGIHVVTITIRVTVKPIDDETPTISLPAGTIGSYIDVLENGATEITTKVIQGRDEDTDDLRLTFILEEPPVFGEILVNGVQSGSFTQADVINGLVVYAHTRGEIGPTTKYDYFNLTLTDMSDEWTVGGNRVTGVRVQITILPMDSQAPEVFVGPQFTVVEGEKNVIEIFHISADDMDTPNDDLLCTIIVQPTSGYVENISPAPGSEKSRSGTAISAFTIKDIRQNHIYYVQSIHKRVEPVEDRFTFRCSDGINFSERHFFPIAIIPSNDEKPEIYMREFVVMEGMNIVIDTPILNGADTDIPSDELTFIITKPPKHGFILNQLXTGTVTVTNFTLDQIREASSIVYEHDDSETKEDSFDLILTDGKYTVDKTIIVMXXXVDDETPRMAINDGLEIEIGDVKVIDNNVLKATDLDSEDSTXTYVVRXGPGQGLLQRRTPYGTLENITVGMNFTQYQVDQALIVYIHNGQEGIRDLIKFDVTDGINPLIDRYFYVTVGGIDMVFPDVVSKGVSLKEGGRVTLTTDLLSTSDLNSPDEHLVFTITRAPQRGHLECTDGPGMPISSFTQLQLAGSKVYYIHTADDEVKMDSFEFEVTEGYNPVFRTFRVSITDVDNKKPVLTVHSLVVNEGENKLITPFELTAEDRDTADPLLKFTVTQVPVHGRLLFNNTHPVTSFTKQDLNENLISYKHDGTESSKDSFSFTVTDGTHTDFYVFPDTVFETRRPQMMKITVLSVDNGVPQIVVNKGGPTLRVLETGHLGFLITSKTLKAEDRDSLQLSVTFMITVGPEHGYLINLGTGNTTVTTFTQAEIDDMKICYVLRDGHNATSDIFFFSIEDNGGNRLKNQVFRLNWAWVSLEKEYYVVDEEAKYLEVVLKRRGYLGETSFVSISTTDGTAEKDKDFRGKAQKQVQFNPGQTTATWRVRILQDGVYEQSETFQIVLSEPVMAALEFPDTATVEILDPADESTVFIPSAVYPIEEDIGSC; via the exons ATGGCTTGGATTATTTCTCCGCTGTTGCAACGCCAAGGGACTGGTACTGGCGCTATTTTTTTGCTCTCTGCTTTGATCGCGGTGATTGTGACAGGTGACTCCGCTGCGCAGGTTTTCGACAGTTATGGATTATCATACGCATTGAGATCGGAACTGTCAGAGGATGCTATATTGGTGGCCAACAATGGAATACGCGTGCCTTTCGGGAGAGCAGTATTCATTGATCCTATCAATGATCTGGTAATCCAAGTACAACCGGGAGACAGATGTAGTATAACGGTTCTGGATAACGACCCGCTCTCCCAGYGGCCCGGGCAGCTCTCTCCCAAAAAGTTTCCCTGTGAATTTGGTCCCAATGACGTAAAGTATTCTCACTTCGGATCCAGGAGCCCCCCGCGGGATAGGGTGAGGCTACAGCTCAGATATGACACTCATACCGACACCATAATCATCCCGTTTATGATGGAAGTGGAGGTGATTTTCACACAGTTGGAAGTGTTAACCAGAAACATGCCTCTGACTGTTGACAAACTGCTTGGCACTAGTAACTCCATTGACAGTAAGATTCTGGAGTTCACCTATGATAGAAGTGAACATCAGTGTAAAATAACYTCTCTCTCCAGTGGCAGTGCATTGCCCAGGTATGGGAAGCTTGTYGATGAGAGAAAACTTGGAAAAATGGTGGACTGTGACGAATTTATTAAAATGAATATACGCTATCAGCACACTTTTYCACACAAATCACCCAATAGAGATTATTTCCCAATGATTGTGGAATTACAAGATAAAGAGGGTAATCTGCTGAAGCAGGAGTTTTTCCAGATGATGGTGCGTATAAAGGATGGAGAGGAAAACACGGYTCCTAAACCCAGCTTCGTGGCCATGATGATGATGGAGGTGGATCAGTTTGTCATGACAGCCATCACCCCCGACATGCTGGCTGCTGAGGACATTGAGTCTAACCCTGACAACCTTATCTTCAACatcacctcccccctctccttcgaGGAGGGGTACATAGTCAGTACAGATGACCGGAACCTGCCCATCACCTCTTTCTACCAGGGAGACCTCAAAGAACTAAAGATAGCCTACAAGCCTCCGTCTGTGGACTCTGAGACAGAACGTATCTTCCAGATAGAGTTTGAGGTGGTGGACACTGAGGGAGCTGTGTCTGACCCGTTTGCCTTCATGATTGTAGTGAAACCTATGAACACGCTTGCTCCAGTAGTCACCAGGAATACGGGTCAACTTCTCTACGAGGGTCAGTCCAGACCACTGTCCAGCTCTCACAACCTAGAGGTCAGTGACGAGGACAACCTGGATGATGTCAYGATCARGGTGGTCGARGGGRTGCGGCATGGCCAGCTGACAGTGCTCGGGTCACGCAGGAAGTTCTTCACCCCGGCTGATCTGGACGGAGGCGTGGTCATCTARCAGCACGACGGCAGCGACACGTACAGRGACAACATTATCTTCCGGATGACGGATGGGAAGCACGAGGTGGAGTTCCTGTTTCCCCTGACAATCGTTCCCACGGATGATGAGCCGCCCATTATCAATGCCAACACGGGGTTAATCCTCTTCAAGAACCAGATGATGCTCATTTCGCCACTCACACTCAGCGCTGCAGACATCGACTCTGAGGACTCCACTATCAGGTTCGCCATAGAGGCYCCYTTCTCGCCTATAGGGGAGGTGCTGCTGAGGCAGTCAGAGGCCCCAGAGGACCCATCCACCTGGAGGTTTAATGCTGAGGATGAGCTGTATGAGAAAGAGGTTACAGAGTGGCTGCAGCAGGATATCACAGATGGGAAGTTGTTTTACAGACACACAGGGCCTCACAGCACTGACACAGTCATGGACCAGTTTGTATTCCGGGTCCAGGATGATAATGACCCCCCTAACCAATCAAAACAGAGCTCGTTCATCATCAAGGTTCTGCCTGTGGATGACATCCCCCCTGAGCTGTATCCTGGTACCACCRTCCAGATGACCGTACACGAGTACCAGCTCACCTACTTCCGTAAGAAGTTTCTACGCTACACTGACCTGGACTCYGAGGACAGAGATCTGAAGTACACCGTCACCCAGCCCCCYACAGACACAGACGAGAACAGCCCTGTGGTACTGGGGTCTATTGTGTTAACAGAGAGTCCAGACACTGTAGTGACTGAGTTTACTCAGGCTCAGGTCAATCACCATAAGATATCATACAAACCACCTGACCTGGAGCTGGGGATCACAGCCCATGTTCTGCAGCTCCAGTACACGGTGGAGGATACGTCAGGGAATACTGTCACCGGAACGTTCTCTATATTCCTGCAGCCTGTCGACAACAAGCCGCCTCAGATAACCAACACTGGCTTCWCTATATTCGAGCGGGGAACACACAAAATCACCAGAGCTGAGCTGGATACTGTGGACTTAGACACGGACAGTAGCCAGATCTCCTTCACTCTAACTCAGCCCCCTCAGCACGGCACGGTCCAGTACACCTTCACCGACCTGACCAAAGGAGACGCGTTCAACCTGTTGGACATCGCTAACGACAGGATCTCCTACATCCACAACGGAGACGAGTCCACCAGCGATTTCTTCCAGCTGGATGTCAGTGACGGCATCCATGTTGTGACCATCACCATCAGGGTTACCGTGAAGCCCATTGATGACGAGACCCCGACCATCAGCCTACCGGCCGGAACCATCGGGTCCTACATTGACGTCCTGGAGAACGGAGCCACTGAGATCACGACTAAAGTCATCCAGGGGCGGGACGAGGACACAGACGACCTSCGTTTGACCTTCATCCTGGAGGARCCACCGGTTTTCGGGGAGATCCTGGTGAACGGGGTCCAATCTGGAAGCTTCACCCAGGCTGACGTCATCAACGGACTGGTGGTGTACGCCCACACCAGRGGAGAGATCGGCCCCACCACTAAATACGACTACTTTAATCTGACGCTGACAGACATGTCTGATGAGTGGACGGTAGGGGGCAACAGGGTCACGGGGGTCAGGGTTCAGATCACCATCCTCCCCATGGACAGCCAGGCTCCAGAGGTGTTCGTAGGCCCACAGTTCACTGtcgtagagggagagaagaatgtGATTGAGATTTTTCACATTAGCGCTGATGATATGGACACTCCTAATGACGACCTGCTTTGTACCATCATCGTCCAGCCCACGTCAGGCTACGTGGAGAACATCTCCCCGGCCCCAGGCTCAGAGAAGTCCAGGTCTGGGACAGCGATCAGTGCATTCACCATCAAGGACATCAGACAAAACCACATCTACTACGTCCAAAGCATCCATAAAAGAGTGGAGCCGGTAGAGGACAGGTTCACGTTCAGATGCTCTGACGGCATCAACTTCTCCGAGAGACATTTCTTCCCCATTGCTATCATCCCGTCCAACGATGAGAAGCCAGAGATCTATATGAGGGAGTTTGTCGTCATGGAAGGGATGAATATCGTCATCGACACACCCATCCTGAACGGAGCCGACACGGACATCCCCTCGGACGAACTCACTTTCATCATCACCAAACCACCAAAGCACGGCTTCATCCTCAACCAGCTGARKACCGGCACCGTCACAGTCACCAACTTCACCCTGGACCAGATCAGGGAAGCCTCCAGTATAGTGTATGAACACGATGACTCGGAGACCAAGGAGGACAGCTTTGACTTAATCCTGACGGACGGTAAATATACCGTGGAYAAGACCATCATTGTTATGATRATRRCTGTAGATGACGAGACACCCAGGATGGCCATCAACGACGGTCTGGAGATAGAGATAGGAGACGTTAAAGTGATCGATAACAACGTTTTAAAAGCCACCGACCTGGACTCTGAGGATAGTACTRTGACGTACGTTGTTCGCTARGGGCCYGGCCAGGGGTTGTTACAGAGGAGAACCCCTTACGGGACYTTAGAGAACATCACAGTGGGGATGAACTTCACCCAGTACCAGGTGGACCAGGCTCTCATCGTCTATATCCACAACGGGCAGGAAGGAATCCGGGACCTTATCAAGTTTGACGTGACGGACGGGATCAACCCTCTGATCGACAG GTACTTCTACGTGACGGTGGGCGGCATCGACATGGTGTTCCCTGACGTGGTCAGTAAGGGGGTCTCTCTGAAAGAAGGCGGTAGAGTAACGTTGACCACAGACCTGCTCAGCACCAGTGACCTCAACAGTCCCGACGAACACCTGGTTTTCACCATCACCAGAGCCCCACAGAGAGGCCATCTGGAGTGTACCGACGGCCCTGGAATGCCCATCTCTTCCTTTACCCAGCTCCAGCTAGCTGGGAGCAAG GTGTACTACATCCACACGGCCGATGATGAGGTGAAGATGGACAGCTTTGAGTTCGAGGTCACCGARGGTTACAACCCTGTGTTCCGCACGTTCCGTGTCTCCATCACCGACGTGGACAACAAGAAACCGGTTCTAACGGTTCACAGCCTGGTGGTTAACGAGGGAGAGAACAAACTCATCACGCCCTTCGAGCTGACCGCAGAGGACCGCGACACGGCTGACCCCCTCCTGAAGTTCACGGTCACCCAGGTCCCTGTCCACGGTCGCCTCCTCTTCAACAACACCCATCCCGTCACCTCCTTCACCAAACAAGACCTGAACGAGAACCTCATCAGCTACAAACACGACGGTACTGAGTCCTCCAAGGATTCCTTCTCCTTTACCGTGACTGACGGGACGCACACCGACTTCTACGTCTTCCCAGACACCGTGTTCGAGACGCGGCGCCCCCAGATGATGAAGATCACGGTCCTGTCGGTGGATAACGGSGTGCCCCAGATCGTGGTGAATAAAGGGGGGCCCACCCTGAGGGTGTTAGAGACGGGTCACCTGGGGTTCCTCATCACCTCTAAGACTCTTAAGGCCGAGGACAGGGATAGTCTTCAGCTATCTGTCACCTTTATGATCACCGTGGGACCAGAACATGGATACCTCATCAACCTGGGTACAGGCAACACTACCGTCACCACATTCACTCAAG CTGAAATTGATGACATGAAGATTTGCTACGTGCTAAGAGATGGTCACAATGCTACGAGCGACATCTTCTTTTTCTCCATTGAGGACAATG